From a single Collimonas pratensis genomic region:
- a CDS encoding pirin family protein — protein MTSSIAYRIPGRARDLGELVVRRVLPAGHHQSVGPFLFFDHMGPVEFASGQGIDVRPHPHIGLATVTYLFEGAIRHHDSLGNDQEIIPGDVNWMTAGRGIVHAERTPAAQRAKGWRLHGIQTWVALPLADEECAPAFAHHPAASLPLIQGDGYQLRVIAGRAFDQEAPVKISSPTLYVAAEMTAGAQFTLAPEYPQQAVYVASGSVTVDGEALELGVLAVLQPDVAVRIVASEAAQVMLLGGAPIDGPRSIWWNFVASRPELIETAKQNWRQQLFDPVPGDPEWIPLPEV, from the coding sequence ATGACTTCATCGATTGCTTATCGCATTCCGGGACGCGCCCGCGACCTCGGTGAACTGGTAGTGCGCCGCGTGCTGCCCGCCGGCCATCATCAGAGCGTCGGCCCGTTCCTGTTCTTCGATCATATGGGGCCGGTCGAATTTGCCAGCGGCCAGGGCATAGACGTGCGGCCGCATCCGCATATCGGCCTGGCCACGGTCACCTATCTGTTTGAAGGCGCAATTCGCCACCATGACAGCCTAGGCAACGACCAGGAAATCATCCCCGGCGACGTCAACTGGATGACCGCCGGCCGCGGCATCGTCCATGCCGAACGGACACCGGCCGCGCAACGCGCCAAGGGCTGGCGCCTGCACGGCATCCAGACCTGGGTCGCACTGCCGCTGGCCGATGAGGAATGCGCGCCGGCCTTTGCCCACCATCCGGCCGCCAGCCTGCCGCTGATCCAGGGCGATGGCTATCAGTTGCGCGTCATCGCCGGCCGCGCCTTCGACCAGGAAGCACCGGTCAAGATCAGTTCGCCGACCTTGTATGTGGCCGCAGAAATGACGGCGGGCGCACAGTTCACTCTGGCGCCCGAATATCCGCAGCAAGCCGTGTACGTCGCCAGCGGCAGCGTCACCGTCGACGGCGAAGCCTTGGAACTGGGCGTGCTGGCGGTGCTGCAGCCTGACGTGGCAGTCAGGATTGTCGCCAGCGAAGCGGCCCAGGTCATGCTGCTGGGCGGCGCGCCTATCGACGGCCCGCGTTCGATCTGGTGGAATTTCGTCGCCAGCCGGCCGGAACTGATCGAGACCGCCAAGCAGAACTGGCGCCAGCAGCTTTTCGACCCGGTACCGGGTGATCCCGAATGGATTCCCCTGCCGGAGGTGTGA
- a CDS encoding HupE/UreJ family protein, which translates to MPHLSVKTCGRLSALAVAALGIGSALAHPGHPDAFGFNDGFAHPFSGLDHLLAMLAVGLWAAQNKRSALWLLPLAFPLMMVGGALLAFAGVALPGVETGIAASVAVLGLLIAFAIRMPAWASAAVVSVFAVFHGYAHGSELPHGASALWYGVGFVAATALLHLSGLAIGLVAGQKMAAQVVRVGGIAIAAVGGYLLSGAL; encoded by the coding sequence ATGCCCCATCTTTCCGTAAAAACCTGCGGCCGCCTCAGCGCCCTAGCCGTCGCCGCACTGGGCATTGGCTCTGCCCTCGCCCACCCAGGCCATCCCGACGCCTTCGGCTTCAACGACGGCTTCGCCCATCCGTTCAGCGGCCTCGACCATTTGCTGGCGATGCTGGCGGTCGGCCTGTGGGCGGCGCAAAACAAGCGCTCCGCGCTATGGCTTCTACCGCTGGCGTTTCCACTGATGATGGTGGGCGGCGCTCTGCTGGCGTTTGCCGGCGTAGCGCTACCGGGAGTGGAAACCGGCATCGCAGCCTCGGTCGCCGTGCTCGGGCTGCTGATCGCCTTCGCCATCCGCATGCCGGCATGGGCCAGCGCCGCCGTAGTGTCGGTATTTGCCGTGTTCCATGGCTATGCCCACGGCAGTGAACTGCCGCATGGCGCATCGGCGCTCTGGTACGGCGTCGGCTTTGTCGCTGCCACTGCCCTGCTGCACTTGTCCGGCCTGGCGATCGGCCTGGTCGCCGGGCAGAAGATGGCGGCGCAGGTAGTGCGCGTGGGCGGCATCGCCATTGCAGCGGTTGGCGGCTACCTGCTGAGCGGGGCGCTCTAA
- the ureG gene encoding urease accessory protein UreG: MSTSSTSNPLRVGIGGPVGSGKTALCEMLCKGMRDHYDMAVITNDIYTKEDMEILLRADALPAERLMGVETGGCPHTAIREDASINLEAIARMSADFPNLDLILLESGGDNLAATFSPELSDLTIYVIDVAGGEKIPRKGGPGITRSDLLIINKTDLAPYVGANLDVMAHDAKRMRGERPFVFTNLRSGDGVEQVIAFIRKQGLLEQPK; encoded by the coding sequence ATGAGCACTTCCTCCACTTCCAATCCCCTGCGCGTCGGCATCGGCGGCCCGGTCGGTTCCGGCAAGACTGCATTGTGCGAAATGCTGTGCAAAGGCATGCGCGACCATTACGACATGGCGGTCATCACCAATGACATCTACACCAAGGAAGACATGGAGATCCTGCTGCGCGCCGATGCGCTGCCGGCGGAACGCCTGATGGGCGTGGAAACCGGTGGTTGCCCGCACACCGCCATCCGCGAGGACGCCTCGATCAACCTGGAAGCGATCGCGCGCATGAGCGCAGATTTCCCAAACCTGGACCTGATCCTGCTGGAGTCCGGCGGCGACAATCTGGCCGCCACCTTCAGCCCGGAGCTGTCAGACCTCACGATCTACGTGATCGACGTCGCCGGCGGCGAAAAAATCCCGCGCAAGGGCGGCCCCGGGATTACCCGCTCAGACCTGCTGATCATCAACAAGACCGACCTGGCGCCGTATGTCGGCGCCAACCTGGATGTGATGGCGCACGACGCCAAGAGGATGCGCGGCGAACGGCCATTCGTTTTCACCAACCTGCGCAGCGGCGACGGCGTCGAGCAGGTGATCGCTTTTATCCGTAAACAAGGCTTGCTTGAACAACCTAAATAA
- a CDS encoding urease accessory protein UreF: MQATALLHLLQLASPSLPIGAYSYSQGLETAIDKGWVKDPASAHGWICEHLQQVVALFEAPVTWRLLQAFERRDGDAVQLWTERFIAARDSAEFRAETIQMGYSLGKLAIELQIGDAALLAILQAQPELPLPTAYAYAAVALQVPHEAALLGMLFSWAENQVLVCVKTIPLGQVAGQRLLLSLQAELQLAAERARQLADHELSNWAPGLSLLSMQHEEQYSRLFRS, translated from the coding sequence ATGCAAGCCACCGCGCTGCTCCACCTGCTGCAACTGGCCAGCCCATCGCTGCCGATAGGCGCCTACAGCTATTCGCAAGGGCTGGAGACGGCCATCGACAAAGGTTGGGTCAAGGATCCGGCATCGGCGCATGGCTGGATCTGCGAGCATTTGCAGCAAGTGGTTGCACTGTTTGAAGCACCTGTTACCTGGCGCCTACTGCAAGCCTTCGAACGCCGCGACGGCGACGCCGTGCAGCTTTGGACTGAACGCTTCATCGCCGCCCGCGACAGCGCCGAATTCCGCGCCGAAACCATACAGATGGGCTATTCGCTGGGCAAGCTGGCGATCGAATTGCAGATCGGCGACGCCGCCTTGCTGGCCATCCTGCAGGCACAGCCGGAACTGCCGCTGCCGACCGCCTACGCCTATGCGGCGGTGGCCTTGCAAGTACCGCATGAGGCTGCCTTGCTGGGCATGTTGTTTTCCTGGGCCGAGAACCAGGTGCTGGTCTGCGTCAAGACCATCCCGCTCGGGCAGGTCGCCGGCCAGCGCCTGCTGCTTTCCTTGCAGGCGGAACTGCAGCTGGCCGCCGAGCGCGCCCGCCAGCTGGCCGATCACGAATTGTCAAACTGGGCGCCCGGCCTGTCGCTGCTGTCGATGCAGCATGAAGAACAGTACAGCCGCCTGTTTCGTTCCTGA
- the ureE gene encoding urease accessory protein UreE, translating to MLILNTKVEHADLIEGELILPYDLREKSRLRATLSSGEEVGVFTVRGTVLRHGDLIKGSDDNGRERVVKVLAAAETTYRIECKSPHALLRCAFHLGNRHTQAHVGDGFLRIRKDPVLKEMLEGLQAKVTEELAAFEPESGAYGGGHHHHDGLLAPVPLRQKIHRPGDADAN from the coding sequence ATGTTAATTCTTAATACCAAAGTAGAACACGCAGACCTGATCGAAGGCGAACTGATCTTGCCCTACGATTTGCGTGAAAAAAGCCGCCTGCGCGCGACACTCAGCAGCGGCGAAGAAGTCGGCGTATTCACCGTGCGCGGCACGGTGCTGCGCCATGGCGACCTGATCAAGGGCAGCGACGACAACGGCAGGGAACGCGTGGTCAAGGTGCTGGCGGCGGCGGAAACCACCTACCGCATCGAGTGCAAAAGCCCGCATGCCCTGCTGCGCTGCGCTTTTCACCTGGGCAACCGCCACACGCAAGCGCACGTCGGCGACGGCTTCCTGCGCATCCGCAAGGACCCGGTGCTGAAGGAAATGCTGGAAGGTTTGCAGGCCAAGGTGACTGAAGAACTGGCGGCGTTCGAGCCAGAGTCCGGCGCATATGGTGGCGGTCATCATCATCACGATGGCCTGCTGGCGCCCGTACCACTACGTCAGAAAATTCATCGCCCCGGCGATGCCGACGCCAACTGA
- the ureC gene encoding urease subunit alpha: MSKISRHAYAEMYGPTTGDRIRLADTELFIEIEHDYATYGEEVKFGGGKVIRDGMGQSQRLHRDVMDTVITNAVIIDHWGIVKADIGIKGGKIAAIGKAGNPDIQPDVTMVIGGATEIIAGEGKIVTAGGIDCHIHFICPQQMEEALMSGVTTMLGGGTGPAAGTAATTCTPGPWHLHAMLSAADAFPMNLGFLGKGNISLPGPLEEQVRAGAIGLKLHEDWGSTPAAIDNCLSVADRMDVQVAIHSDTLNEGGFLEHTLAAFQDRTIHTFHTEGAGGGHAPDIIAAVGNSNVLPSSTNPTRPFTVNTLDEHLDMLMVCHHLDAAIAEDVAFAESRIRRETIAAEDILHDIGAISMMSSDSQAMGRVGEVIMRTWQTAHKMKVQRGALPEDSGSKADNFRIKRYIAKYTINPAITHGIAHVVGSIEVGKIADLVLWKPAFFGVKPSTILKSGMIAAAQMGDPNASIPTPQPVHYRMMFGAYGGGLKTSLTFVSQAAYDDGIGERLKLNKPVIAIKDVRHLRKHHMIHNSATPHMEVNPETYEVRADGELLVCEPASVLPMAQRYFLF; the protein is encoded by the coding sequence ATGAGCAAGATCTCTAGACACGCTTATGCCGAAATGTACGGCCCCACCACCGGCGACCGCATCCGCCTGGCCGATACCGAACTCTTCATCGAAATCGAACACGATTACGCCACCTACGGCGAAGAAGTGAAATTCGGCGGCGGCAAAGTGATCCGCGACGGCATGGGCCAGTCGCAGCGTCTGCATCGTGATGTCATGGATACCGTGATCACCAATGCCGTGATCATCGACCACTGGGGCATCGTCAAGGCCGACATCGGCATCAAGGGCGGCAAGATCGCCGCCATCGGCAAGGCCGGCAATCCGGATATCCAGCCGGACGTGACCATGGTGATCGGCGGCGCCACCGAGATCATCGCCGGCGAAGGCAAGATCGTCACCGCCGGCGGCATCGATTGCCATATCCACTTCATCTGCCCGCAGCAGATGGAGGAGGCGCTGATGAGCGGCGTCACCACCATGCTCGGCGGCGGCACCGGACCGGCGGCAGGCACCGCTGCCACCACTTGCACCCCCGGCCCCTGGCATCTGCATGCGATGCTGTCGGCGGCCGATGCCTTCCCAATGAATCTGGGCTTCCTCGGCAAGGGCAACATCAGCCTGCCGGGACCGCTGGAAGAGCAGGTGCGCGCCGGCGCCATCGGCCTCAAGCTGCATGAAGATTGGGGCTCGACCCCGGCCGCCATCGACAACTGCCTGAGCGTGGCCGACCGCATGGACGTGCAGGTGGCGATCCATAGCGACACCCTGAACGAAGGCGGTTTCCTGGAGCACACGCTAGCGGCGTTCCAGGACCGCACCATCCACACCTTCCATACCGAAGGCGCCGGCGGCGGTCACGCGCCGGACATCATCGCCGCGGTCGGCAACAGCAATGTGCTGCCCTCTTCCACCAATCCGACCCGGCCGTTTACCGTCAACACACTGGACGAGCATCTCGACATGCTGATGGTCTGCCATCACCTGGATGCGGCAATCGCGGAAGACGTCGCCTTCGCCGAATCGCGCATCCGGCGCGAGACCATCGCCGCCGAAGATATCCTGCACGACATCGGCGCCATCAGCATGATGTCCTCCGATTCGCAAGCCATGGGCCGGGTCGGCGAAGTCATCATGCGCACCTGGCAGACCGCGCACAAGATGAAGGTGCAGCGCGGCGCACTACCAGAAGACAGCGGCAGCAAGGCAGACAATTTCCGCATCAAACGCTACATCGCCAAGTACACCATCAATCCCGCCATCACCCATGGCATCGCGCATGTGGTGGGATCGATCGAAGTCGGCAAGATTGCCGACCTGGTGCTGTGGAAACCTGCCTTCTTCGGCGTCAAACCCTCCACCATCCTGAAGAGCGGCATGATCGCGGCGGCGCAGATGGGCGACCCGAACGCCTCCATCCCGACGCCGCAGCCTGTGCACTACCGCATGATGTTCGGCGCTTATGGCGGCGGCCTCAAGACTTCGCTGACCTTTGTTTCGCAAGCGGCTTACGACGACGGCATCGGCGAGCGCTTGAAACTGAACAAGCCGGTGATTGCCATCAAGGACGTGCGCCACCTGCGCAAGCACCACATGATCCACAACAGCGCCACGCCGCACATGGAAGTCAATCCGGAAACCTATGAAGTACGGGCCGACGGCGAACTGCTGGTATGCGAACCGGCCAGCGTGCTGCCGATGGCGCAGCGTTATTTCCTGTTTTGA
- a CDS encoding urease subunit beta, which yields MIPGEMLIQAGDIELNVGRRVHAVTVANSGDRPIQIGSHFHFYEVNPALLFEREDAYGMRLNIAAGTAVRFEPGQKRTVELVDLAGDRIVYGFNGKVMGALTKRTKS from the coding sequence ATGATCCCAGGAGAAATGCTGATCCAGGCCGGCGACATCGAACTCAATGTCGGCCGCCGCGTGCACGCTGTAACGGTCGCCAACAGCGGCGACCGGCCGATCCAGATCGGTTCGCACTTTCATTTTTACGAAGTCAACCCGGCCTTGCTGTTCGAGCGCGAGGATGCCTACGGCATGCGGCTCAACATCGCCGCCGGCACCGCAGTACGCTTCGAGCCGGGCCAGAAACGCACGGTGGAACTGGTGGATCTGGCGGGTGACCGCATCGTCTACGGTTTCAACGGCAAGGTCATGGGTGCACTGACGAAACGGACAAAATCATGA
- a CDS encoding urease subunit gamma, with amino-acid sequence MDLTPREKDKLLIFTAALLAERRLARGLKLNYPEAIALISAAIMEGARDGKTVAELMSYGSKILTRADVMDGIAEMIPDIQVEATFPDGSKLVTVHHPIP; translated from the coding sequence ATGGATCTGACGCCAAGAGAAAAGGACAAGCTGCTGATTTTCACCGCCGCCCTGCTGGCAGAGCGGCGCCTGGCGCGCGGCCTGAAACTGAATTATCCGGAAGCCATCGCCCTGATCAGCGCCGCCATCATGGAAGGCGCGCGCGACGGCAAAACCGTGGCCGAGCTGATGTCCTACGGCAGCAAGATACTGACCCGGGCCGACGTCATGGACGGCATCGCCGAGATGATCCCCGACATCCAGGTCGAAGCCACTTTCCCCGACGGCAGCAAGCTGGTCACCGTGCATCACCCGATTCCCTAA
- a CDS encoding urease accessory protein UreD translates to MDNLTVLTLPDSIPAEPAHHSASQAWLSLAFGDDQGTTRLLDRAHYGPLRVQKALYPEHPSICHAIIVHPPGGVVGGDELTIKASVDERAHAFLTTPGAAKWYQANGRVSQQQVRLQVADGAALEWLPQETIFFDRAEVALEHQVELQGDARYIGGEILCFGRTASGESFTGGRISQQTSIRRDGKLLWFEQGALDGGSAAMQSRLGLADCSVCATLMVAGKTFPASFVQQLRDCASQLSDGRASVGASQVKSVLVLRHLGHSSELARQWMMQAWQMLRPELLGHAAHIPRIWST, encoded by the coding sequence ATGGATAATCTGACTGTCCTCACGCTGCCGGATTCGATACCGGCCGAACCAGCCCACCACAGCGCCAGCCAGGCCTGGCTGTCGCTCGCCTTTGGCGACGACCAGGGCACGACGCGCTTGCTGGATCGTGCCCATTACGGTCCCTTGCGCGTGCAAAAGGCGTTGTATCCCGAGCACCCGTCGATCTGCCACGCCATCATTGTCCATCCGCCCGGCGGCGTGGTGGGTGGTGACGAACTGACAATCAAGGCCAGCGTCGACGAACGCGCCCATGCTTTCCTGACAACGCCGGGCGCCGCCAAGTGGTACCAGGCCAACGGCAGAGTCTCGCAACAGCAGGTGCGCCTGCAGGTTGCCGACGGCGCCGCGCTGGAATGGCTGCCGCAGGAAACCATTTTTTTCGACCGCGCCGAGGTCGCGCTGGAACACCAGGTCGAGTTACAGGGCGACGCCCGCTATATCGGCGGCGAAATCCTGTGTTTCGGCCGCACCGCTTCGGGCGAGTCATTCACCGGCGGCCGCATTTCGCAGCAGACCAGCATCCGCCGCGACGGCAAATTATTATGGTTTGAACAAGGCGCGTTGGACGGCGGCAGCGCTGCCATGCAGAGCCGGCTGGGACTGGCGGACTGCAGCGTCTGCGCCACCCTGATGGTGGCTGGCAAGACCTTTCCGGCCAGCTTCGTGCAGCAGTTGCGCGACTGCGCCAGCCAGCTATCGGACGGCCGCGCCAGCGTCGGCGCCAGCCAGGTCAAATCGGTGCTGGTATTACGCCATCTCGGGCACTCCAGCGAACTGGCGCGGCAATGGATGATGCAAGCCTGGCAAATGCTGCGCCCGGAATTACTGGGACATGCGGCGCATATACCGCGTATCTGGAGCACCTGA
- the urtE gene encoding urea ABC transporter ATP-binding subunit UrtE has translation MLNVDQLNQYYGSSHTLRGISLSLEKGKCLALLGRNGVGKTTLLKCLMGVLPSASGKIMLEGRDITSLKPHQRAALGIAYVPQGREIFARLSVEENLLMGMATKSGKQALLIKEEVYELFPVLKEMLQRRGGDLSGGQQQQLAIARALLAEPKLIILDEPTEGIQPSIIKDIGRVIRLLRERGNIGILLCEQYFDFARELADNFVVLSRGEVVAAGSHESMDDESVKRHLAV, from the coding sequence ATGTTAAACGTTGACCAACTGAATCAGTACTACGGCTCGTCGCACACCCTGCGCGGCATTTCGCTGTCGCTGGAAAAAGGCAAATGCCTGGCCCTGCTGGGCCGCAACGGCGTCGGCAAGACTACCCTGCTGAAATGCCTGATGGGCGTGCTGCCCAGCGCCAGCGGCAAGATCATGCTGGAAGGCCGTGACATCACCAGCCTCAAGCCGCACCAGCGCGCCGCACTAGGGATTGCCTATGTGCCGCAAGGGCGTGAAATATTCGCCCGCCTGTCGGTGGAAGAAAACCTGCTGATGGGCATGGCCACCAAATCCGGCAAGCAGGCTTTGCTGATCAAGGAAGAAGTGTATGAATTGTTCCCGGTGCTGAAGGAAATGCTGCAGCGGCGCGGCGGTGATCTCTCCGGCGGCCAGCAGCAACAGCTGGCGATCGCCCGTGCCTTGCTGGCGGAACCCAAGCTGATCATCCTGGATGAGCCGACCGAAGGCATCCAGCCTTCCATCATCAAGGACATCGGCCGCGTGATCCGCCTGCTGCGCGAACGCGGCAACATCGGCATCCTGCTGTGCGAGCAGTACTTCGACTTCGCCCGCGAACTGGCCGACAATTTCGTGGTGCTGTCGCGCGGCGAGGTGGTGGCCGCCGGCAGCCATGAAAGCATGGATGACGAGAGCGTGAAACGACACTTGGCGGTATAG
- the urtD gene encoding urea ABC transporter ATP-binding protein UrtD, translating to MNQPIKPRISPIYDPAQPSENVDNTRHADYGTSYARIKPEGVDTTHGAILYLENITVSFDGFKALNNLNLDISVGELRCIIGPNGAGKTTMMDVITGKTRPTAGTAFFGQSIDLTKLTEYDIAHAGIGRKFQRPTVFEQHTVFENLELAMKMGKRLTVRTTLFSRLSSEQIDKIDACLRLIRLNGNERRLAGLLSHGQKQWLEIGMLLMQEPQLLLLDEPVAGMSDAETARTAELLNELRGKHSIMVVEHDMGFVAEIAQQGKVTVLHEGSVLAAGKMSEVQADERVIEVYLGR from the coding sequence ATGAATCAACCGATAAAACCGCGCATCAGCCCAATCTACGATCCGGCGCAGCCGTCGGAAAACGTCGACAACACCCGCCATGCCGACTACGGCACCTCGTATGCCCGCATCAAGCCGGAGGGCGTGGACACCACCCATGGCGCCATCCTCTACCTGGAAAACATCACGGTATCGTTTGACGGCTTCAAGGCGCTGAACAATCTCAACCTGGATATCTCGGTGGGCGAACTGCGCTGCATCATCGGCCCTAACGGCGCCGGCAAGACCACCATGATGGACGTCATCACCGGCAAGACCCGCCCCACCGCCGGCACCGCTTTTTTCGGCCAGAGCATCGACCTCACCAAGCTGACCGAGTACGACATCGCCCACGCCGGCATCGGCCGCAAGTTCCAGCGGCCGACGGTGTTCGAACAGCACACTGTGTTCGAGAACCTGGAGCTGGCAATGAAGATGGGCAAGCGACTGACAGTCCGGACCACCCTGTTTTCGCGCCTGAGTTCGGAACAGATCGACAAGATCGACGCCTGTTTGCGCCTGATCCGCCTCAACGGCAACGAACGGCGGCTGGCTGGCCTGCTGTCGCACGGGCAGAAGCAATGGCTGGAAATCGGCATGCTGCTGATGCAGGAACCGCAGTTGCTGCTGCTGGACGAGCCGGTGGCCGGCATGTCCGATGCGGAAACGGCGCGCACCGCGGAACTGCTCAACGAATTGCGCGGCAAGCATTCGATCATGGTAGTCGAGCACGACATGGGCTTTGTCGCCGAGATCGCCCAGCAGGGCAAGGTCACGGTGCTGCACGAAGGCTCGGTGCTGGCAGCAGGCAAGATGTCGGAAGTCCAGGCCGACGAACGGGTAATCGAAGTCTATCTTGGGCGCTAG
- the urtC gene encoding urea ABC transporter permease subunit UrtC: MTTASMQISMAKTPLFTRPAWSGIIVCCVILALLPILNLAFPAGHALHISSYTVALVGKFMCYAMAALALDLVWGYTGILSLGHGVFFALGGYAHGMYLMRAIGRDGVYQSNLPDFMVFLDWKTYPWFWSLTDNFWYCMALVVLVPGVLAFVFGYFAFRSRIKGVYFSIITQAMTFAFMLLFFRNNTGFGGNNGFTDFKRILGYSITAPSTKAVLYLITLAFLLGALILCRWIVTSKLGRVLQAVRDSESRLMFIGYNPLWFKLFVWTLSAVLCGIAGALYVPQVGIINPSEMSPANSIEMVIWAAVGGRGSLVGPIIGAFSVNGLKSWFTGAFPDLWLYALGLIFILVTLFMPQGILGLAVNLKNKLKSKSASQPQADASSKEAA, from the coding sequence ATGACAACCGCATCCATGCAAATCTCCATGGCGAAGACACCGCTATTCACCCGCCCGGCCTGGAGCGGCATCATCGTCTGCTGCGTGATCCTGGCGCTGCTGCCTATCCTCAACCTGGCCTTCCCTGCCGGTCACGCGCTGCATATCTCCAGCTACACGGTGGCGCTGGTCGGCAAGTTCATGTGCTACGCCATGGCGGCGCTGGCGCTGGATCTGGTGTGGGGTTATACCGGCATCCTGTCGCTCGGCCATGGCGTGTTCTTTGCGCTGGGCGGCTATGCCCATGGCATGTACCTGATGCGGGCCATCGGCCGCGACGGCGTCTACCAAAGCAACCTGCCGGACTTCATGGTATTCCTCGACTGGAAAACCTATCCCTGGTTCTGGTCGCTGACCGACAACTTCTGGTACTGCATGGCGCTGGTGGTGCTGGTGCCGGGCGTGCTGGCCTTCGTGTTCGGTTACTTCGCCTTCCGCTCGCGCATCAAGGGCGTCTACTTTTCGATCATCACGCAGGCGATGACCTTCGCCTTCATGCTGCTGTTCTTCCGCAACAATACCGGCTTCGGCGGCAACAACGGCTTCACCGATTTCAAGCGCATCCTCGGCTACTCGATTACCGCGCCGTCGACCAAGGCGGTGCTGTACCTGATCACGCTGGCCTTCCTGCTCGGCGCTCTGATATTGTGCCGCTGGATCGTGACGTCCAAGCTGGGCCGCGTGCTGCAAGCAGTACGCGATTCCGAATCGCGCCTGATGTTCATCGGCTACAACCCCTTGTGGTTCAAGCTGTTCGTCTGGACCTTGTCGGCGGTATTGTGCGGCATCGCCGGCGCCCTGTACGTGCCGCAAGTGGGCATCATCAACCCGTCCGAAATGTCGCCGGCGAATTCTATCGAGATGGTGATCTGGGCGGCCGTGGGCGGCCGCGGCTCGCTGGTCGGCCCGATCATCGGCGCCTTCTCGGTCAACGGGCTGAAGAGCTGGTTCACCGGCGCTTTCCCCGATCTCTGGCTGTATGCACTGGGCCTGATCTTTATCCTGGTGACGCTGTTCATGCCGCAAGGAATCCTGGGATTGGCGGTGAATTTGAAAAACAAGCTGAAAAGCAAATCCGCAAGCCAGCCTCAGGCTGATGCCAGCAGCAAGGAGGCGGCATGA